The Bos taurus isolate L1 Dominette 01449 registration number 42190680 breed Hereford chromosome 13, ARS-UCD2.0, whole genome shotgun sequence genome contains a region encoding:
- the RUM1 gene encoding syncytin-Rum1 precursor (The RefSeq protein has 3 substitutions compared to this genomic sequence) codes for MELGKRLLLLGFTNAILNLTTVPVQGNIFISWAHSYANFHNSSNCWVCGAMPLSVMDGLPWWVSPLHDGDFLPLCSFLEQQKGTFISLSNHDLSLLPWCKKEPSMGLGHGVTFSMNASLKALTSAYNSYMSNGQKNSTPTKEEQTFRYHEVYYQVWDEYFWMTSERGQVITRATICWEQKEHKIGFGDHPLNPKDLKYMGYLSAEQCKQILDVTYHPSRSAQWPGSDWKYSPGIRWVAPNGTKWLCGPNLWPWLPVGWVGRCTLGFVFAPGRIKPSLHHPPANLPYLHARWTRSTFQWYDYLAGFFVPSIGTADIMVKVEALNNFTKQALLDSKKAIEALNEEQSQMRKAVMQNRMALDILTAAQGGTCAIIKVECCVYIPDLSGNVSAAMEDMQKQVKAMSGENIPFWTSILSWVKGDWWKTIVNVVIVFLIILVCGPCLLQCLVNFVTQRLVAFSHAVAHRTNVQSTSK; via the coding sequence ATGGAGCTGGGTAAGCGACTCCTGCTACTTGGCTTCACCAACGCAATTCTGAACCTGACCACTGTCCCAGTACAGGGCAACATCTTCATCTCATGGGCACATTCTTACGCGAACTTCCACAACTCCTCCAATTGTTGGGTATGTGGGGCTATGCCCCTGTCAGTAATGGACGGACTCCCCTGGTGGGTATCGCCACTTCATGATGGAGACTTTCTACCACTGTGTTCTTTCTTGGAACAACAGAAAGGAACTttcatttctctcagcaatcaTGATCTTTCTTTGCTCCCCTGGTGTAAGAAAGAGCCATCAATGGGCCTGGGACATGGGGTTACATTTAGCATGAACGCTAGTCTTAAGGCACTAACAAGTGCTTATAACTCATATATGAGCAATGGACAGAAGAACAGCACCCCTACAAAAGAGGAACAGACCTTCCGGTACCATGAGGTATACTACCAGGTCTGGGATGAATATTTCTGGATGACTTCTGAGAGAGGACAGGTGATTACTCGCGCTACAATTTGCTGGgaacaaaaagaacacaaaattgGATTTGGAGACCACCCCCTAAAcccaaaagatttaaaatatatgggTTATTTGTCCGCTGAACAATGTAAACAAATCTTGGACGTAACCTATCACCCCAGTCGGTCTGCTCAGTGGCCCGGTTCCGACTGGAAATATAGTCCCGGAATCCGCTGGGTAGCCCCCAACGGGACCAAGTGGCTCTGTGGGCCTAACTTATGGCCATGGTTACCAGTTGGCTGGGTAGGGCGTTGCACACTAGGGTTTGTTTTCGCCCCTGGCAGAATTAAGCCTAGCCTACACCATCCTCCAGCAAACCTGCCCTATCTGCATGCGAGATGGACACGATCCACGTTCCAATGGTATGACTATCTTGCTGGCTTCTTTGTACCCTCTATAGGGACAGCGGATATCATGGTTAAGGTAGAGGCCTTAAATAATTTCACTAAACAGGCCCTCTTAGACAGTAAAAAAGCCATTGAAGCTTTGAACGAAGAACAATCTCAGATGAGGAAGGCAGTAATGCAAAATAGGATGGCATTAGACATACTCACAGCAGCCCAGGGGGGAACTTGTGCCATAATTAAAGTCGAATGTTGTGTATACATCCCTGACCTGTCTGGAAATGTATCTGCTGCCATGGAGGATATGCAAAAACAAGTGAAAGCCATGTCTGGTGAAAATATTCCTTTTTGGACTTTGATCCTGTCCTGGGTAAAGGGAGACTGGTGGAAAACTATTGTAAATGTTGTTATAGTATTCTTAATGATACTGGTTTGTGGGCCCTGCTTGTTACAATGCCTTGTGAATTTTGTAACCCAGAGGTTGGTAGCATTCTCTCATGTGGTTGCCCATAGGACTAACGTACAATCTACCTCTAAATGA
- the RUM1 gene encoding syncytin-Rum1 isoform X1, producing the protein MELGKRLLLLGFTNAILNLTTVPVQGNIFISWAHSYANFHNSSNCWVCGAMPLSVMDGLPWWVSPLHDGDFLPLCSFLEQQKGTFISLSNHDLSLLPWCKKEPSMGLGHGVTFSMNASLKALTSAYNSYMSNGQKNSTPTKEEQTFRYHEVYYQVWDEYFWMTSERGQVITRATICWEQKEHKIGFGDHPLNPKDLKYMGYLSAEQCKQILDVTYHPSRSAQWPGSDWKYSPGIRWVAPNGTKWLCGPNLWPWLPVGWVGRCTLGFVFAPGRIKPSLHHPPANLPYLHARWTRSTFQWYDYLAGFFVPSIGTADIMVKVEALNNFTKQALLDSKKAIEALNEEQSQMRKAVMQNRMALDILTAAQGGTCAIIKVECCVYIPDLSGNVSAAMEDMQKQVKAMSGENIPFWTLILSWVKGDWWKTIVNVVIVFLMILVCGPCLLQCLVNFVTQRLVAFSHVVAHRTNVQSTSK; encoded by the coding sequence ATGGAGCTGGGTAAGCGACTCCTGCTACTTGGCTTCACCAACGCAATTCTGAACCTGACCACTGTCCCAGTACAGGGCAACATCTTCATCTCATGGGCACATTCTTACGCGAACTTCCACAACTCCTCCAATTGTTGGGTATGTGGGGCTATGCCCCTGTCAGTAATGGACGGACTCCCCTGGTGGGTATCGCCACTTCATGATGGAGACTTTCTACCACTGTGTTCTTTCTTGGAACAACAGAAAGGAACTttcatttctctcagcaatcaTGATCTTTCTTTGCTCCCCTGGTGTAAGAAAGAGCCATCAATGGGCCTGGGACATGGGGTTACATTTAGCATGAACGCTAGTCTTAAGGCACTAACAAGTGCTTATAACTCATATATGAGCAATGGACAGAAGAACAGCACCCCTACAAAAGAGGAACAGACCTTCCGGTACCATGAGGTATACTACCAGGTCTGGGATGAATATTTCTGGATGACTTCTGAGAGAGGACAGGTGATTACTCGCGCTACAATTTGCTGGgaacaaaaagaacacaaaattgGATTTGGAGACCACCCCCTAAAcccaaaagatttaaaatatatgggTTATTTGTCCGCTGAACAATGTAAACAAATCTTGGACGTAACCTATCACCCCAGTCGGTCTGCTCAGTGGCCCGGTTCCGACTGGAAATATAGTCCCGGAATCCGCTGGGTAGCCCCCAACGGGACCAAGTGGCTCTGTGGGCCTAACTTATGGCCATGGTTACCAGTTGGCTGGGTAGGGCGTTGCACACTAGGGTTTGTTTTCGCCCCTGGCAGAATTAAGCCTAGCCTACACCATCCTCCAGCAAACCTGCCCTATCTGCATGCGAGATGGACACGATCCACGTTCCAATGGTATGACTATCTTGCTGGCTTCTTTGTACCCTCTATAGGGACAGCGGATATCATGGTTAAGGTAGAGGCCTTAAATAATTTCACTAAACAGGCCCTCTTAGACAGTAAAAAAGCCATTGAAGCTTTGAACGAAGAACAATCTCAGATGAGGAAGGCAGTAATGCAAAATAGGATGGCATTAGACATACTCACAGCAGCCCAGGGGGGAACTTGTGCCATAATTAAAGTCGAATGTTGTGTATACATCCCTGACCTGTCTGGAAATGTATCTGCTGCCATGGAGGATATGCAAAAACAAGTGAAAGCCATGTCTGGTGAAAATATTCCTTTTTGGACTTTGATCCTGTCCTGGGTAAAGGGAGACTGGTGGAAAACTATTGTAAATGTTGTTATAGTATTCTTAATGATACTGGTTTGTGGGCCCTGCTTGTTACAATGCCTTGTGAATTTTGTAACCCAGAGGTTGGTAGCATTCTCTCATGTGGTTGCCCATAGGACTAACGTACAATCTACCTCTAAATGA